Part of the Myxococcales bacterium genome is shown below.
GAGGCCGAAGACGTCAGGCAAGACGGCACTCACGTTCGCCGTGAGGTGTCGTCGGTCGCCCTCGAGAAGCTCGAGCTCGACGGCGCGACCGACGCCCGTGTGCAGCGCCCGTGCGAGCGCTTCGCTGAGCACGACGCCGGCGGGCGGGAACGGCAGCCGTTGCCGCGGCCAGGTGGCGACGCCGCGGAGCGGGTGAACCGCGTCGCTAAGTCCAATGATCGCGGTGTCTCGATAGCGTTGGTCGACTCGCATGCGAACGGGAACGACACGTTGCGGTTGCGCCTCCAACACGCCCGGCACGGCGGCGATCTCGCGCACGACGCCCTTGGTGAGGGGCCCCTGAAAGGTCACTTCGTAGTCCTCACGCTGCGCGCCTTCGAACTGCAGGTCGAGCATCAGGGGCATGGCGTCGTAGGTAAACCGCGAGCCACCAATGACCGACGCACCGAGCGCGATGCCGAGGCAAGAGAGCGCGGTGCGCCCGGGCCGCCGCATGAGCTCCCGGGCGACCATGCGCAGCGGTGCGCCGAGCGGCGAGAGGAGCCCGAGTCGCTCTAGCAGCGATGGTCGATACGACGGCGGCGCCTCGGGCATCATCGCCTCGGCCGCCGGCAGGCGCGCGGCGCGAAGGACGGTCGAGAGGGCACCTCCGACGCCCGCCGCGACGCTGACGAGGACGGCCGTAGCGACGATGCGCGGCGAGAGGGTGTGCTCCAGCGTGGCGAAGCGAAAGAACGGTCGATAGAGGGAGACCATGCCGCGGCCGAGGATGTCGCCGAGCAACGTGCCGAGGATCGCGCCGGCGGCCACCACGACGGCCACGAAGCTCACGTAGTGGAGGGCGATCTCGTGGCGAAAGTAGCCAACGGCCTTGAGCGTCGCGATCTGCGCGCGTTGAAGGTGGAGCATCCTCGCGAGCACGACGTTCACGAGGAAGGCCGCGACTCCGAGGAAGATCGCCGGCAGCACCACGGCGAAGCTCTGGAGTTGGCTGAGCTCGCTGCTCAAGACGTGGTTGGAGAGCTGCTTCTCGCGCCCCTCAACGGAGCGCACGCCGAAGGGCTCGAGAATGCGCCGCACGTCGGCAAGCACGGGCTCGACGGGCGCGCCGGGCTGCAGCGAAAAGGCCACGTCGTTGAAGCAGCCCTCCATGCGAAACGGCGCTGCGAGCGCCGCCCGCTCCATCCAGAGGATGCCGCTCCGGCGGTCGTCTTGGACGAAGCTGCCGGCCCCCACAGCGAAGACGAACTCGGGCGAGAGGCCGATGCCCACGACGCGCAGCGTGCGGAGCGTCCCGTTGATGACCGCGGGCAAGGCGTCGCCGGGCGCGAGCCGATGGGCCGCAGCGAAGGGCTCCGACACAACGACCTCGTCGCTGCGGCCTGGTTCGGGCGTTCGGCCGAGCCGCAAGTGAAGCGCGTTGAGGGGCGCTTCGCCCGAGGGTGGCAGGCTCACGAGCTGCGCCACCGCCGGCTCGGCCATATCGGCGAGGGGCAACATCACCGCCTCGACCACGCGCGTGTAGACGCGCGAGACGTGGGGCACCGCCTCGAGTCGTGACGCGAGCGAGTCAGGCGCGCGCTCGAGGTGCGCGAAGACGTCGGCGAAGCGGCGATCGGCGTAGTACGCGTCTCGCGCGACGAGGAGCGAGTCGTAGGCCGAGCGCATGGCGACGAACGACGCGATACCGCAAGCGACGACGAGCGCGATGGTCACGGCTTGGCCCCACATGAGGAGCAGATCCTTCGTGAGCTTTCGCGTGAGGGCCTTCACCAGACCACCTCGCTCGGAGGCACGCGCGCCGAGTTTGGCCGATCTTCGACGATACGACCGTTGCTCATGCGCACGATGCGATCGGCCATCTGCGCGATGGGAGCGTTGTGCGTAATGAGCGCCGTTGTGGTGCCGAGCGTTCGGTTGATGTTCTCGATGACCTCGAGAACGATGCGGCCTGTTTGGCAATCGAGCGCGCCGGTCGGCTCATCGCACAAAAGCAGGTCGGGCCGCTTGGCGATGGCCCGCGCGATGGCGACGCGCTGTTGCTCGCCGCCGGAGAGCTGCGACGGAAAGTGATCGACGCGATCGCCGAGGCCGACGAGCTCAAGGGCTTCCTTGGCGTCGAGCGGCGCGTCGGCGATGTCCGTCACGAGCGCGACGTTCTCACGGGCCGTGAGGCTCGGGATCAGGTTGTAGAACTGGAAGACGAAGCCGACGTGCTCGCGACGATAGGCCGTGAGGTTCGCTTCGTCGGTGGCGGTCAGGTCGTGATCACCGTAAGTGACGGCGCCGGCTGTGGGCGTATCGAGCCCGCCCAAGATGTTGAGCAAGGTTGACTTGCCGCTGCCCGAGGCGCCGAGGAGCGCCATGAGCTCGCCGGCGTGGAGGTCGAGGTCGACGCCCCTTAGTGCGATGACGTCGACCTCCCCCATGCGGTACACCTTCGTCAGCCCGCGGGCCGTGAGGACGACGCGCCGCTCGGGCACTTTGGCGGCGAAGACCATCGCGCCGTGTCCAGCAAGTGGTATGCCGTCTCGCGAGGCGGGTTATTCCTTGGGCAGCGTGACGCGCGCGCACCGTCTGCATCAGGCGGCAGCGCTTGCACGAAGGTGCCGTGAAGGATTTCTTCGTTTCTCGCCCCTCGGCCCCTTCGATATTCTCCGGCGATGAGCGCCGCTAAAAAGGGAACCATCGTCGGCTTTCAACGCGAGCAGGGCTTCGGCAAGGTGAACGTGGAGGGCGAAGGCGAGCTGCCGTTTGACGCCGTCGTCGCGGGCCCGCCGCCGGAGCAGCTCGTGGCCGGCGCCTCCGTCTGGGTCGAAACCGGACCGTCACGCATCCCCGGCCGCACGAAGGTGACGAAGCTCTGGATCGGCGACACGCCTCCCTGAGCCGGTCGCCTCGATGAGTTAGTCGAGCGAGAACCGCCCGACGGCGCGCTCGCCACACTTCTCGCCCGCGACGACTTCGCCACCGCGGAGGCACACGACCGCCTGTTCGGCGTCGCCGAAGATCTCTAGCGCTCCGTCTTCGAAGCGCGCCACCGCACCGAAGGACCACGCGTACAGACGCGCCGAGCGCTTGCCCGTGAGCACGTCGAAGAGGGTCGCCGAACGCGCGCCCAACGAATCGTCGAGGGCGACGGCGCGGCGGCCGCCGCCGATGACGTTGGCCACGCGCTCCGGCGCATCCACGCGCCGCACCGGCTCGAGCGTCTTCGCCGAGAGGAGCTCCAGGTAGGTCGCGCCTTTCGTGCGGAAGGGCCGACAGAGGACCGCGACGAGCTCGTGGGCCATGGCCGCGCTGTAGCAAGCGTCCGGCAGCTCACGCGACGGCGCGCGCGCGCCGTCGGGGCTCACCAAGCGGACCGTCGTCGTGCCGGAGCGCGACGCCATCTCGAGCACGCGCGCGCCGGCACCGTCGACGACAAGTCCGTAGTCCGCGGGCGGCGGAAGGCGGGCACACTTCGCTTGCGTACAAAGGCAGGCGCCCTCGGAGCTGAAGTAGAGGTCGTGCTCGTCGAGCGCTCGATGCTCCGTGAAGCGGGGCGAGCACGGCGCCCGGCGCGGAAAGGGCGAGCGAGCCGCGCCCGCGTCGTCACGCGTCAGGCGCCGCGGCGGCGCGTCTCTGTTGACGTAGTCGCGAACCTCGAAGACGCCGCGCTGAACGCCCAACGCGAGAGGCTGCGTGTCTCGCGTTTGCGGAACACCCAAGTTTGCGCGCGTCTCGCCGCTCGCGAGGTCGAGTACCGACAGGCCCCCGTCGACGCCGAAGGCCGCGGCGTAGCGGTCATCGGGCGACGGGACCGCACTGCACAGGGCCGACACGTCGCTCGTCTTCGGTCCGATGACACACGGCCGATCGTCACCGGAGTGTTGCGCGCTCACGCCGCTCCTTAGGACTGGTCGCTCCAACGCGGTCAAGCCACGGACCGCGTGCGTGGCGGGATCGAGGGCAACGTACGCGACCCTTCCCGCGCTCCGCCGAACGACGACGGTGTCGTCACCACGAACAAGGAGCGGCATCAGCGGTTCGAACCCCTCGGGCGGCTCGCCGGGCCCCGTGTGCACGCGATCGCGGTGCACGAAGGGCTCCGGCAGCGGGAACGAGCGACGCGCCGGAGGAGCGGCAAGCGTCACGACCGTCACCGACGTCCCACAATCCACAACGACGCGCCGGCCGATGGTGTCGAGCGTCTCGCGCACGGTGATGCCTCCCGACTTGCACGACGTGGGGACCTCCTCTGTGACCTCCGCGACCGGATCGAGGACCCGAACCATCTCGTGACGAACGCCGACCAACACGTCGCCCACCCAGACGCCGCCCGCGTGCTCGTGGGACCAGCCGGGCACGCGTCGCCCATCGCTCACGCGAAAGACACCGCTGTCGGTTGCGACGAATCGAGCCTTGCCATCGAAGCGCGCCCCCTTGCCCGGTAGCGTTCGAAGCGGAGCGCCCGTTGCGACGTCCACGAGGCTCGTCGCGTCGCCCGCGTCGCCACTGCCGGAGGTCGCAGCGATGGAGCCGTCGGCGCTGAGCGCGAGTTCGAACGACTGCGCCCCTTTCGTGGCAACCCATGAGCGCTTGCGGCGACCGCCCTCGACGACGTGAACGTCACCCGTGTTCGCGTAGACGACGGCAACGTCCGCGCCTTTGGCCGCCGCGAGCGCGACGAGACGGTCGCCCGGCGGCAGCGCGACGAGCGTCGTCTTTCCGCTTGGGAGCTCGAGGCGCCAGAGGTCCTCCTGGCTGTAAGCATAGAGACGCGATGAGCCGGCCCACGCCACGCCGACGATGGCGTGCTCGCCGCCCATCACGAGCGCCGCGAGCGGCGGCGGCACGACCGGACCGGCGTCGACGACCGGCCGCGGCGCTGTCTTTTGGGCTCGGCACGACGCGAGGCTGAGCGCGACCGCGATGAGGACCGCCGGCGCGCCGAGGCTTGACCTCGTTACGCCTTGCTTCAAGCGGAAGGCCGAGCGCTCGGCGCCGGCAGCTTGAGGTTCCGACGAATGCGAGCGATGGGGGCTTCAACGTCGGGCACGAAGGCCGTCCCCGTGATGCGCTCGAAGGCCTCGGCGTAACGGAGCGCCGCGCCAACGCGCACGTCGTCGGGCAAGGGCGGCGGTACGCCATCGCCCATGTACCCGAGCAAGGTGTAGTGACGACGCACGAAGTCCTTGTCGAGCGGCTCGGGATCTTGCCCGGCGGCGAAGCGCTCGTCGTAGCTCCCGGCGAGCCAGAACCGTGACGAGTCGGGCGTGTGGATCTCGTCGATGACGACGATGCGTCCATCTTTCGTGCGCCCGAACTCGTATTTGGTGTCGACGAGGATGAGCCCCTGCGCGGCGCAGTGTTTCTGCCCCTCCGCGAACAGCGTGAAGGCGAGCTCCGCCGCGGCGTCGAAGTCCGAAGGTGTCACGTTACCGGTCTTGAGCATGTCGTCACGCGATCCGCTCACGTCGTGCTGTCCCTTCGGCGCCTTCGTCGCGGGCGTGAGGATCGGTTCGGCGAGCTTCTGGTTCTTCTTCATGCCATCGGGCAGACGGTGACCGCAGAAGACGCGCTCGCCGCGCTCGTAGTGCGTCCAAATGCTCGTCGAGGTGGTGCCCGTCAGATACGACCGAACGACCATCTCGACCAAGAGCGGCTCGCACTCGATGCACTCGAGGACGTTCGGGTCCGGCACCGTCAAGAGATGGTTGGGCACCGCGCCCTTGGTCTTCTCGAACCAAAAGGCGGCGAGGCGGTTCAGGATCTGGCCTTTGAAGGGGATGGTCCCGAGCACGTGATCGAAGGCGCTAATGCGATCGGTCACGACGATGAAGCGCTTGCCCTCGGCAGAGGAGTAGTTGTCGCGCACCTTCCCTTCGTATTTGGCGCCGAGCTCCGGGAAGTCGGTCGCGTCGAGGGTCATGCGGAGCGCTTTTTGGGCCGCGTCTTCGGTCAACATGGCCCGAGGATATCGCGCGCGCGCCGATGCGGAACGTTCCATCGCGACGAAGCGCTGCAGGGGCGCAACGGAGGGGCAAGACGAGCGGCCGCCGGCCGTGTCATCCTGGCGCCGTGTTCCTGGAGACGTTTTTCTGGAGCCGTGCCGAACGGTGAGCCTGTGGTAGCGAAGGAAAGCGCCGCGGCGTCGCCGCCGATCCTTGAACGTTGGGGCGTTCGCTACTTTCGCAACCTCTCGCGCGACGTCAAAGTCGTCGACGTCGACGGCGTCAACTACCTGAACCCGGAGGAGCGCAAAGCCCTGGCGGCGGTGGCACGAGGCGCCATCGTCCGCGCCGGCGTGGCGGGCACCCTCTCGACGCTCGTCTCGGCGACCGCCGAGGTTCTCGCGAACCCGCTCATCGCCTCTTCCGGTGGCGCGCCCACGCCCTGGTCGATGACGCTCCGCTTCTGGCTCATCGTCCTCGGCGCCACGACGCTCGCATCGATCATCGAGATTGCTTACCTCTACTGGGACGGCCTTCGCGCCGTGCATCGCATGGCCGTCGTCGCGGGCCTCGACCTCTTCGGCGAGGTCTCGAGCGAAGCGGGCCCCACGGACGACGAGCGCGCCGCCGTCGCCGCGGGGCTGGCGCGCGCGGCTCTCGAGCTGCCGAACCCCGCCGGCCACGTCTTCGGCGTAAACCCCCACCGCCACGCGTCGCGGCTCCAGCTCGTGCTCGCCTCGCTCGTCTACAAGCTCAAGATCAGCGTCACGAGCTTTCTCGTGAAGGCCCTCGTGCGCCGCGCCCTGGGCCGCACGGCGCTGCGCGGATGGCTCGACGCCCTCGTGCCCTTCGCCGCCGTGCCCGTAACGGCCGCTTGGAACGCCATCGTGGCGTGGCTCGTCTTGCGAGAAGCGCGGATTCGCACCATGGGTCCGTCGGCCGCCGCCGAGCTCACCGGCATCGTGCTCGATGACGCGGCCGCGCTCACCGAACCATGCCGGCAGACGCTCTTTCGGGCCGTCGCCTCGTCGATGGTGCGCACCGAGGACTTGCATCCGAACCTGGTCGCCCTCCTGGCGCACGTCGCGAAACGCCTCGATCTCGTGGCCATCGTCGAGAGTGACCACCTCGATCTAGGCGATCCAGCGCGCTTCTTGAGCGCGCTCCGCGACCTCGACGACGAGGAGCGCAAGCTATGCCTTCGCATGCTTTGCGTTGCCGCCATTCTCGACGGACGCGTCACGCGCAAGGAGCGCGCGCTCATCGAACAAGCCTTCGCGATGAGCGGGCTCGCGCCGAAGCTGGGCGTCCTTTCGAGCCTTCGCCGGTCCTTCGTGCGTGGCGACAAGATCCCCAAAGAGCGCGTGTTGTCATTGGCCTAGCGCGGTCCGCGCGAGAGCGCGCCGGCAAAAGCGCGCCGTTTCTCGCCGCCGCGGTATACTCCGCGCGCGATGGGCGTTGAGGAAGAGCGCGGGTTTCGTTCGATGCGCGGCGGCGCGTTGGTGCTGGCTTCGGGGGCGACGCTCGCGGGCACGGCGATGCTTGAGCCTGACGCACGCGGCTACGGCACCATCGAGCAGCTCGGCCTCGTCGACGCGTGCCCCGCGTCGAAGGCCCCCGAGTGCCCAAGCTGCGGACTCCTGACGAGCGTGGTCCACGGCGTCCGCGGTGAGTTCGTCTCTTCGGTTCGCACGCACGGCGCCGGCCTTCCGCTCGTGTTGTGCTTCGTGTGGGCCTTCGTCTTCGGCGTGACTGAGCTCTTGCCGCGCCCGCTCTTCACGCGACGCCTTCGTCGACGGATCTCCTTCGGGCTCGCGCTCGCCGTCGGCCTCGGCGCGGTCGTCACCGCCGGCACGCGCACGTGGGAGCACACCCCCATGGGCGCGCTCCACCACGGACACTGACCCGCCTCGGTGAGGAGCGTCACATCGGTCGCGCCGGGCACGCTCCCGCCGGCTGAGCCAAGGACTTCGAGGCGCAGCCGCGGTTGTGCCTGAAGTAGAGCTGTCGGTCGCCCCATTTCGACGGCAAGAACGCCGACGTGGCCACGAGGCGGCCGATGACGGCGCCTCCCGCTTCGTGCAGCGACGCGACGCGAACGGTGTGCAGCACCACGGGCGCTGCTTCCGACGCGTCCTTCGTGAGCTCCGCGAGCACGATGCGGTAGTCGGTCTTGGGATCGGCAGCGAGGATGCTCGCCGCGCGGCTCTTGAGCTCCGGGTTGGGCTCGAAGGTCAGGTGTTTCGGCGTGTTCATGGAGAGCGACGAAGTGCCGCTGGCGACCATGCGATAGCCGAGGTGGTCGAGCGGCAAGAACCGCGGGCTCGGCTGCACGAAGCCCAAGAGCTCGACGCCAGCGCGGATCGCCGCGCCGCTGATGCCCGTGCCGTCGGTGAGAAACTCGTTGGAGAAGGGGCGCTCGAAGACGTTGTAGCTCGGCGCTCCGTCACGGGACTCTTGCGGGCGCATCCCGTTCATCACGTGCAGGTCAACGGACGCTCCTTGATCGGTGAACAGCTTGATGCCCATGCCCGGCACAAATCCGATCATCGCTTCCGCACCGCCCGACGAGACGCGCGCGAGGCCTCGCACGCGCGACTCGGAGAAACCTGGCGCCGGGGCCGATAGGACCCCCGTGTAAGGCGTGCCGGGGTCGATGCGAAGCTCGATCTTCGCCGTCGAACCGAACGGGTGAAAGAGCTTCTTGCGGCCCACCGGAAGCTCATCGCCACCTGTGTGATCGAAGGCCGGCGAGAGCAACTTCGAGTGCGACAGGATGCTCATCATCACTTGGTAGTCGGCGCGGCCGAGGCTACCAAGCAGGGTCGGCGATGCGAAGCCCCCCATCACCGGCGGGGCAACGCCTGAGCGCAGCGACGAGCGCCTCGCCTGAGATGGAGCCGCCGAGACCGCAGCGCAACTCACCGGGCGACGAGAGCCGATCCCACGCTGCCTTCTGCTTCTCATCGGCGGGCTTCGCGTCGAAGTTCGCGCCCAGGCTCGGCCCGCGGGACACCTCACCCACGATCGACTCGACGACTTCGTCGTCGCTCATGTTGAGCAGCGCGCCCTCGTCGGCGTCGGCCGGCTCTTCGGAGGCGGGGGCGGAGCAGGCGATGGACGCGGCGGCCAACGCGAGCGGAAGGAGGGTACGAAGGGGGCGCATTCTCATGTTGGCTTCTCCGATTGAGAAGCGATTGCACCGGCCGTGCCGTTCAACCTGCGCAAATGGCGCAAGGTCGTGGCGCGCCGATCCATCGAAACAAGCCCACCACGGCCAGGCCCGATGTTAAGAAACGGGCGTCATTTCGCAAAACGTCCGGTCGGCGCTGGACAACGCTGAACCCACCTCCGCACTCCTTCGCGTGGACGCGCGCGATCCAAGGCCCCGACCATGGGTCGACGGTCACTCGCCGTCGACGGCGACGTCGTGGTCGTGGTCGTGGTCGAAGGTCGAAGGTCGAAGGTCGGTCGTCAGCCAGACTGCGCGCGCGCTCCGCAACGACGCGAGGCCCGCTCGAATCTGGCGCAGCACGCGCCGCACGCGACGTGATCTCGCGAGCTTCGCCGCGGCACGCCCGGTGCGTACTCCCATCCCATGAGTGAACGAGAAATCCGTGAACGCGACATCCTCGTGGCCTCCAACGAGTACGCTTACGTCCAAGATCTAACGAAGGGCGACATCGTCCTCTACGTGGGCCCCACCAAGATCAGCCTCTCGAACACCGAACGCATCGTCGACTACCGCGACGGACGCTTCGTCCCCGTGCGTGGCGACGACGGCGGCGGCGTGTACCCCTTCATCCGAGCGTCGGCGTCCGAATACGTCATCCTCGAAAATCCGCCTCGCGATCCGACAGCGCGCGCCACCAAGGGTCCCACGAGCGCCGTCGAGCTGCTCACCGGTCGGCGCGTGGTCGTGCCGGGCCCGGCGACGTTCCCGCTGTGGCCGGGCCAGCGCGCGGCGGTCGTTGCAGGTCACGCGCTCAAGGAAGACGAATACCTCGTCGTCCGCGTCGTCGAGCCCGTGGAGGGAGAGGCGAGGGCCATCGGCACCGAGCTCATCGTGCGCGGCACCGACACGAGCTTCTACGTCCCGAAGACGGGCCTCGAGGTCGTGCCCTCGGCCTCCAGCGCAAGCTACGTACGCAAGGCGCATCGCCTCCGGCGGGGCACGGGCCTTCACTTGCGCGTGCTCAAGGCCTTCGACGCCAGCGCGAGCCGAGGGCCCTTGCCTTCGCGAGCCTACGCCGCCGGTGAGGAGCTCTTCCTCGAAGGCGGGGAAGGCTTCTTCTTCCCGACCGACGAGCTCGAGGTGCTCGCGCAGGTGACGGCGATCCCGTTGGCGGAGGGCGAAGGCCTTCACGTGCGCGATCTCGAGACAGGCCAAGTGCGCACCGTCATAGGGCCCGCGAGCTACCTGCCCGATCCGACGAAGAGCGAGGTGGTGTTCCGCGCGCTCGACGACGAGCTCGCGCGCCTCTACCGCGTGGGCGAGCGCGACGGGGCGCGGGCTATCACGGTCTACGTGCCCTCGGGCTTTGCGATCCTCGTGGTGTCGGCGGAGCGGCGCGAGGTCGTCCGCGGGCCCGCCACGCGTGTCCTCGCCTACGACGAAAACCTCGAGGTGCTCGAGCTGTCGACGGGCCGTCCCAAATCGCTGAAAGCCACGCTTCGCACGTGCTTTCTCCAGGTCGACGGCAACAAGGTCTCCGACTTGGTGCGGCTCCGCACGAAGGACCACGTGGAGATCGAAGCCGCTGTCTCGTATCGCGTCTCGTTCACGACCGAAGGGCCGTCGCCGGAGCGCTGGTTTCACGTCGTCGACTATGTCGGTCTGCTTTGCGACCACGTGGGGTCGCTGATGCGCGCCGCCGCGCGATGCTCAACGCTCGAACGCTTCCATGGGCAAAGCACGGAGCTCTTGCGAGGCGCCGTCTTGGGCGAAAAGACAGCGAGCGAACCGCGCCCTGGGCGCCTCTTCGACGAAAACGGCATGTGGGTCTACGACGTCGAGCTCCTCGAGGTTCACATCCTCGACGCAGAGGTCAAAGACCTCCTCGAGAGCGCCCAGCGGAGCACCATCGTGTCGGAGCTCGCGCGCCAGCGAGACACGCAACGACTCGAGAACGAGCGCATCGCCGAAGAGGTCAACCGCGGCGTCTTGGCGGCCAAACGCGCGACGCTCGACGCGGCCCGCGAACACGAAGGCGCCGAGCGCGCGCTGCTCTTGGCGAAGGCCGAGAGCGAGACGGCCGTGGGTCGCTTGAA
Proteins encoded:
- a CDS encoding DUF2752 domain-containing protein, coding for MGVEEERGFRSMRGGALVLASGATLAGTAMLEPDARGYGTIEQLGLVDACPASKAPECPSCGLLTSVVHGVRGEFVSSVRTHGAGLPLVLCFVWAFVFGVTELLPRPLFTRRLRRRISFGLALAVGLGAVVTAGTRTWEHTPMGALHHGH
- a CDS encoding ABC transporter ATP-binding protein; this encodes MVFAAKVPERRVVLTARGLTKVYRMGEVDVIALRGVDLDLHAGELMALLGASGSGKSTLLNILGGLDTPTAGAVTYGDHDLTATDEANLTAYRREHVGFVFQFYNLIPSLTARENVALVTDIADAPLDAKEALELVGLGDRVDHFPSQLSGGEQQRVAIARAIAKRPDLLLCDEPTGALDCQTGRIVLEVIENINRTLGTTTALITHNAPIAQMADRIVRMSNGRIVEDRPNSARVPPSEVVW
- a CDS encoding FtsX-like permease family protein, yielding MKALTRKLTKDLLLMWGQAVTIALVVACGIASFVAMRSAYDSLLVARDAYYADRRFADVFAHLERAPDSLASRLEAVPHVSRVYTRVVEAVMLPLADMAEPAVAQLVSLPPSGEAPLNALHLRLGRTPEPGRSDEVVVSEPFAAAHRLAPGDALPAVINGTLRTLRVVGIGLSPEFVFAVGAGSFVQDDRRSGILWMERAALAAPFRMEGCFNDVAFSLQPGAPVEPVLADVRRILEPFGVRSVEGREKQLSNHVLSSELSQLQSFAVVLPAIFLGVAAFLVNVVLARMLHLQRAQIATLKAVGYFRHEIALHYVSFVAVVVAAGAILGTLLGDILGRGMVSLYRPFFRFATLEHTLSPRIVATAVLVSVAAGVGGALSTVLRAARLPAAEAMMPEAPPSYRPSLLERLGLLSPLGAPLRMVARELMRRPGRTALSCLGIALGASVIGGSRFTYDAMPLMLDLQFEGAQREDYEVTFQGPLTKGVVREIAAVPGVLEAQPQRVVPVRMRVDQRYRDTAIIGLSDAVHPLRGVATWPRQRLPFPPAGVVLSEALARALHTGVGRAVELELLEGDRRHLTANVSAVLPDVFGLLAYAPITTLAPLLGEDGNVSSVLVRTDPTQDELVVERFKKMPRVLAVTRRKEMLRRFWEQTSHVWVSTTVLTLFGAVIAFGVVYNQARIALSMRGRDLATLRVLGFTRREVSSMLLSELAFYVLAGLPFGLALGKLIVMLLMGSVDPETYRLPPYMSLRTYAFAALITILAGVTSALLVRRRLDRLDLIAVLKTRE
- a CDS encoding phosphoribosylaminoimidazolesuccinocarboxamide synthase, with the translated sequence MLTEDAAQKALRMTLDATDFPELGAKYEGKVRDNYSSAEGKRFIVVTDRISAFDHVLGTIPFKGQILNRLAAFWFEKTKGAVPNHLLTVPDPNVLECIECEPLLVEMVVRSYLTGTTSTSIWTHYERGERVFCGHRLPDGMKKNQKLAEPILTPATKAPKGQHDVSGSRDDMLKTGNVTPSDFDAAAELAFTLFAEGQKHCAAQGLILVDTKYEFGRTKDGRIVVIDEIHTPDSSRFWLAGSYDERFAAGQDPEPLDKDFVRRHYTLLGYMGDGVPPPLPDDVRVGAALRYAEAFERITGTAFVPDVEAPIARIRRNLKLPAPSARPSA